Below is a genomic region from Blochmannia endosymbiont of Camponotus modoc.
AATAGATAACAAAATGGTTAATACAAATATAACTTTTGCACTAATTTTTCCTATTAGTAACGTTTGATTTAAACATCCGAAATCCATTAATATTTGACGGATACCAGCAACTATATGATAACTCAGTAAGATCGTAACTATCCAAAATACAAACTGAAAAATATAATGATTCATTAATAGAAACCGATGAATTTTACAAAATTCATTATTAGAAGATAAGGATAATTTTAACATCCAAAGAATTGGAC
It encodes:
- the sdhC gene encoding succinate dehydrogenase, cytochrome b556 subunit codes for the protein MIKKNQRPIYLNIRTIRFPITAIASILHRISGILLFITIGPILWMLKLSLSSNNEFCKIHRFLLMNHYIFQFVFWIVTILLSYHIVAGIRQILMDFGCLNQTLLIGKISAKVIFVLTILLSIFIGILIWYPLNRS